A window from Rhizosphaericola mali encodes these proteins:
- a CDS encoding adenylosuccinate synthase, translated as MVDVILGLQWGDEGKGKIVDFFAPNYDIVARFQGGPNAGHTLYVDGKKVVLHQIPSGIFHQNAVNLIGGGVVLDPVILKKECETVASFGADFKKNLFISERTNLILPTHRALDKASELSKGEGKIGSTLKGIGPSYMDKTGRNALRVGDILNKNFVSQYIKLRLKHQKLLDNYHFTEDISAWEDEFFEAIEFLRTLNIVNGEYFINNAINEGKKVLAEGAQATMLDIDFGTYPYVTSSSTTIAGVCSGLGVAPQKIRDVIGITKSYCTRVGSGPFPTELENATGEELRQIGGEFGATTGRPRRCGWIDLVALKFACMINGVTKVVMTKADVLDKFETLEACVSYDANDKKTTEVPYQMDGMTIVPEFKAFKGWHSDTTVLKTKDELPQTMQEYINFINEYIKAPVSFVSNGPGRDQIIIL; from the coding sequence ATGGTAGATGTAATATTGGGCCTTCAATGGGGCGATGAAGGTAAGGGCAAAATCGTTGATTTTTTCGCACCTAATTACGACATTGTAGCTCGTTTCCAAGGAGGACCAAATGCTGGTCACACATTATATGTTGACGGCAAAAAAGTAGTATTGCACCAGATCCCATCTGGCATATTTCATCAAAATGCAGTAAATCTTATCGGTGGTGGTGTCGTTTTAGATCCTGTAATTTTGAAAAAAGAATGTGAAACAGTTGCTTCTTTCGGCGCTGATTTCAAAAAAAATCTTTTCATTTCTGAAAGAACAAACCTTATTCTTCCTACACACCGCGCTTTGGATAAAGCATCTGAATTATCAAAAGGTGAAGGTAAAATTGGTTCTACTTTGAAAGGTATCGGACCATCTTACATGGACAAAACAGGTAGAAATGCATTGAGAGTTGGTGATATTTTGAATAAAAATTTCGTCAGCCAATACATCAAATTGCGTTTAAAACATCAGAAACTTTTAGATAATTATCATTTTACAGAAGATATTTCCGCTTGGGAAGATGAATTTTTCGAAGCAATTGAATTCTTACGTACATTGAACATTGTGAATGGTGAATATTTCATCAACAATGCCATCAACGAAGGCAAAAAGGTATTAGCAGAAGGTGCGCAAGCAACAATGTTAGATATTGATTTCGGTACTTATCCTTATGTAACTTCCTCTAGCACAACCATCGCTGGAGTATGTTCTGGTTTGGGTGTCGCTCCTCAAAAAATCCGCGACGTAATCGGTATTACTAAATCTTATTGCACGCGTGTCGGTAGCGGTCCATTCCCAACAGAATTGGAAAATGCAACTGGTGAAGAATTACGCCAAATTGGTGGTGAATTCGGAGCAACAACTGGTCGCCCTCGTAGATGCGGTTGGATTGATCTTGTAGCATTGAAATTTGCTTGTATGATCAATGGTGTTACCAAAGTGGTTATGACAAAAGCAGATGTTTTGGATAAATTTGAAACACTAGAAGCTTGTGTATCTTACGATGCAAATGATAAAAAAACAACAGAAGTTCCTTACCAAATGGATGGAATGACTATTGTTCCAGAGTTCAAAGCATTTAAAGGATGGCATTCTGATACTACAGTTTTAAAAACTAAAGATGAATTGCCACAAACTATGCAAGAATATATTAACTTTATCAACGAATACATCAAAGCTCCAGTGTCCTTCGTTTCCAACGGTCCAGGAAGAGATCAGATTATTATTTTATAA
- a CDS encoding geranylgeranylglycerol-phosphate geranylgeranyltransferase → MKAISYYLKLVRWPNLLVIALTQWLFYICINRQLLMWTPFDEIFSITVVICVLCAAAGYIINDYFDVAIDQINKPDKMILGKYITPKMGKSVYIFMLIITEILSIYCDTQWASFWITAMTTAINILLYFYSKYWKKSFFIGNFVVALVTSAPILYCFLPIYFKSFLVSELWMWLCIIYFYFSFLTCLIREIVKDLEDRAGDQALGANTLAIALGEKKSKFVVTIFTVLLVLPVTYFGYVFYTMQIWLFAVYIIALLVFPIVYFLISFLNAKNPKDYHQASTQLKIIMLLGIFFLIFLRLVAYSFTSLFI, encoded by the coding sequence ATGAAGGCCATAAGTTATTATCTAAAATTAGTTCGATGGCCCAATCTTTTAGTAATCGCATTGACGCAATGGCTATTTTATATCTGCATCAACAGACAATTGTTGATGTGGACGCCATTTGATGAGATTTTTTCTATAACTGTGGTTATCTGTGTGCTTTGCGCAGCTGCAGGTTATATTATCAACGATTATTTTGACGTGGCGATTGATCAGATTAATAAGCCTGACAAAATGATTTTGGGTAAATATATTACGCCAAAAATGGGAAAATCTGTGTACATTTTTATGTTGATCATCACAGAAATCCTCTCCATTTATTGTGATACTCAATGGGCATCCTTTTGGATAACAGCAATGACAACTGCCATCAATATTTTACTCTATTTCTATTCAAAATATTGGAAAAAGTCCTTTTTTATTGGAAATTTCGTGGTGGCATTAGTGACGAGTGCTCCGATTTTATATTGCTTTTTACCTATTTATTTTAAAAGTTTTTTGGTTTCTGAATTATGGATGTGGTTATGCATCATCTATTTCTATTTTTCATTTTTGACTTGTTTGATAAGAGAGATTGTTAAAGATTTGGAAGATCGAGCAGGAGATCAAGCACTAGGAGCCAATACGCTCGCAATTGCATTAGGAGAAAAAAAATCAAAATTCGTCGTAACGATTTTTACGGTCTTATTAGTGTTACCAGTTACTTATTTCGGATACGTTTTTTATACGATGCAGATATGGTTATTCGCCGTTTATATCATTGCGTTGTTGGTATTCCCGATTGTATATTTTCTCATTAGTTTTTTGAATGCTAAAAATCCGAAAGATTATCATCAAGCAAGTACCCAATTGAAAATCATCATGTTATTGGGAATATTTTTCCTCATTTTCTTGAGATTGGTGGCATATTCATTTACGAGTCTATTTATATAA
- a CDS encoding bifunctional UDP-N-acetylmuramoyl-tripeptide:D-alanyl-D-alanine ligase/alanine racemase, with the protein MSYTIKNISSLLPSAAVSLSNENAEILQLLTDSRRLNFPKTTLFFAIETKLRDGHNYVTELFNQGVRNFVVQKGKNIAAVVSQNANLIFVNQPLDALQLLVAFHRSKFNIPVIGITGSNGKTIVKEWLNQLLVSDFEIVRTPRSYNSQIGVPLSVWEMSPENNLGIFEAGISLPGEMERLEKIIQPNIGIFTNIGTAHDEGFKNRAEKIAEKFKLFKNVQLLILPADNSEVLHLAEYLLSCKLFTWGKYDKSDLQILDIEVKESQTLINAKYKKEEYQIAIPFTDEASIQNAITCWATLICMDISAEKIAERIQSLRPIDMRLEIKPALNNCTLINDSYSFDINSLGIALSFLQQQKIHKTVIISDLAYFDENLYRTIVNLLSQKDIYRVITIGPAWYKLQYLLHGKFEKINSLKSVEQFLANYQTFNLRAEAILLKGARKYAFEQIAKILENQVHQTRMEISIPALAHNLQEYRKYIQPEIKIMAMVKASGYGSGSIEVATMVQFYHVNYLAVAYADEGVALRNSGISIPIAVMNFDEEAFETIVIHHLEPNIFSFKIYYAFHDFLVNQGIKNYPIHLKIDTGMHRLGFELEEMDKIVALLNENNTMVVKSAFTHFVASEDPNEDEFTHHQAHIFKEAIQILEKGIGYKFIRHIANSSAIIRFPEYHFDMVRLGIGLYGVDSSSLHQETLETVATLISTIAQIHHVKAGETIGYNRRGKVDRDSKIATIRIGYADGLNRKLGNLNGSVFIQGKLAPIIGNICMDMAMVDITDIDNVHEGDSVEIFGKNLPVWDVASKIGTISYEVLTSVGQRIKRVYIEE; encoded by the coding sequence ATGTCTTATACGATTAAAAATATTAGCTCGCTCTTGCCAAGTGCAGCAGTTTCACTTTCCAATGAAAATGCAGAAATTCTGCAATTATTGACAGATAGCCGCAGACTGAATTTTCCCAAAACGACACTTTTTTTTGCAATAGAAACTAAATTACGTGATGGTCACAATTACGTAACGGAATTATTTAATCAAGGCGTAAGAAATTTTGTCGTTCAAAAAGGGAAAAACATTGCAGCTGTGGTTTCTCAAAATGCCAATTTAATTTTTGTAAATCAACCATTAGACGCATTACAATTATTGGTTGCATTTCATAGAAGTAAATTCAATATTCCTGTTATCGGTATTACTGGCAGCAACGGAAAAACGATTGTAAAAGAATGGCTTAATCAATTATTGGTCAGTGATTTTGAAATCGTTAGAACACCACGCAGTTACAATTCTCAAATCGGCGTACCGTTAAGCGTATGGGAAATGAGTCCTGAAAATAATCTTGGCATATTTGAAGCAGGGATTTCTTTACCTGGAGAAATGGAAAGATTGGAAAAAATCATCCAGCCAAATATTGGCATTTTTACAAATATTGGAACAGCACATGATGAAGGATTTAAAAATCGTGCAGAAAAAATTGCAGAAAAATTCAAATTATTCAAGAATGTCCAATTGCTTATTTTGCCTGCTGATAACTCGGAAGTATTGCATTTAGCCGAATATTTATTGAGTTGCAAATTATTTACTTGGGGCAAATACGACAAGTCGGATTTACAGATTTTGGATATTGAAGTAAAAGAAAGCCAAACGTTAATAAACGCCAAATACAAAAAAGAAGAATATCAAATCGCTATTCCATTTACAGATGAAGCTTCTATTCAAAATGCAATAACTTGTTGGGCTACATTGATTTGCATGGATATTTCCGCGGAGAAGATTGCAGAAAGAATACAATCTTTACGTCCGATTGATATGCGTTTGGAAATCAAACCTGCATTGAACAATTGTACATTGATCAATGACAGTTATAGTTTCGATATTAATTCACTAGGAATTGCCTTGTCATTTTTACAACAGCAGAAAATCCACAAAACGGTTATTATTTCAGATCTAGCATATTTTGATGAAAATTTGTATAGAACGATTGTCAATTTACTTTCTCAAAAAGATATTTATCGCGTTATTACTATTGGCCCAGCTTGGTACAAATTACAATATTTACTACATGGGAAATTTGAAAAAATAAATAGCCTAAAATCAGTAGAACAATTTTTAGCGAATTATCAAACGTTCAATTTACGCGCAGAAGCCATTTTGTTGAAAGGTGCACGCAAATATGCATTCGAACAAATTGCAAAAATTCTTGAAAATCAAGTGCATCAAACACGTATGGAAATCAGTATACCAGCACTTGCCCATAATCTTCAAGAATATCGCAAATACATCCAGCCAGAAATCAAAATCATGGCAATGGTGAAAGCTTCCGGCTATGGAAGTGGCAGTATTGAAGTGGCTACGATGGTGCAATTTTACCATGTCAATTATCTGGCGGTGGCTTATGCAGATGAAGGTGTTGCATTACGCAATTCTGGCATTAGCATTCCCATTGCGGTGATGAATTTTGACGAAGAAGCATTTGAAACCATTGTTATTCACCACCTAGAACCCAATATTTTTTCATTTAAAATTTATTATGCATTTCATGATTTTTTGGTGAATCAGGGAATTAAAAACTACCCAATTCATTTGAAAATTGATACCGGAATGCATCGATTGGGTTTTGAATTGGAAGAAATGGATAAAATCGTTGCCCTTTTGAATGAAAATAATACGATGGTTGTCAAGTCTGCATTTACCCATTTTGTAGCGAGTGAAGATCCAAATGAAGATGAATTTACACATCATCAAGCACATATCTTTAAAGAAGCAATTCAAATTTTAGAAAAGGGTATTGGCTATAAATTCATTCGTCATATTGCCAACTCGTCCGCAATTATTCGCTTTCCTGAATATCATTTTGATATGGTACGCTTAGGTATTGGTTTATATGGAGTGGATAGTTCGTCTTTACATCAAGAAACTTTGGAAACTGTCGCAACGCTTATCTCAACAATTGCACAGATTCATCATGTAAAAGCTGGCGAAACGATTGGTTATAATCGTCGCGGAAAAGTGGATAGAGATTCCAAAATCGCTACTATTAGAATTGGATACGCGGATGGTTTAAATCGTAAATTGGGAAATCTCAATGGATCGGTATTTATCCAAGGGAAATTGGCGCCGATTATTGGAAATATCTGCATGGATATGGCCATGGTTGATATTACCGATATTGACAATGTACATGAAGGCGATTCCGTGGAAATATTTGGGAAAAATCTACCCGTTTGGGATGTTGCCTCTAAAATTGGTACGATTTCTTATGAAGTGCTTACCAGCGTAGGGCAAAGAATCAAACGCGTATATATCGAAGAATAA
- the fumC gene encoding class II fumarate hydratase — protein MDYRIEKDTLGEVKVPANVYWGAQTERSLENFKIAQDTDKMPKDIIRAFAYLKKAAALANEELGVLPAEKSKLIGQVADEILDGKLDDQFPLVIWQTGSGTQSNMNVNEVIANRANIINGGKLTDDKNARVLHPNDDVNKSQSSNDTFPTAMHIAAYKILMDVTIPGIEKLKNTLVEKAEKYINVVKIGRTHFMDATPLTLGQELSGYAAQLNHGIKAIKNSFTHLSELALGGTAVGTGINTPKGYDVVVAKKIAELTGLPFVTAVNKFESLAAHDAIVEAHGALKTVAVGLMKIANDVRMLASGPRSGIGEIHIPENEPGSSIMPGKVNPTQCESMTMVAAQVLGNDVAINIGGANGQFELNVFKPVMIANFLHSARLIGDVCVSFNDHCAIGIEPIEANIQKHLENSLMLVTALNTHIGYEKSAKIAQAALKNNSTLKATAIELGYLTPEQFDEWVVPAKMVGTPEVNI, from the coding sequence ATGGATTATCGTATTGAAAAGGACACACTTGGAGAAGTGAAAGTTCCTGCAAATGTTTATTGGGGTGCACAGACTGAACGTAGCCTTGAAAACTTTAAAATTGCACAGGATACAGATAAAATGCCGAAAGATATTATTCGTGCGTTTGCCTATTTGAAAAAAGCTGCAGCCCTTGCTAATGAAGAACTTGGAGTTTTACCTGCTGAAAAATCAAAATTAATCGGACAAGTTGCCGATGAAATATTAGATGGAAAATTGGATGATCAATTTCCATTAGTTATTTGGCAAACAGGTAGCGGTACACAGAGCAATATGAATGTAAATGAAGTTATTGCTAATCGTGCTAACATTATCAACGGTGGAAAATTGACTGACGATAAAAATGCAAGAGTACTTCATCCCAATGATGATGTAAATAAATCTCAATCTTCGAATGACACATTCCCAACTGCAATGCATATTGCGGCATATAAAATATTAATGGATGTAACGATCCCGGGTATTGAAAAACTAAAAAATACTTTAGTTGAAAAAGCAGAAAAATATATCAATGTTGTAAAAATTGGTCGTACGCATTTTATGGATGCAACACCATTAACATTGGGACAAGAATTGAGTGGATATGCTGCACAATTAAATCACGGGATCAAAGCTATTAAGAATAGTTTCACTCATTTATCAGAATTAGCATTAGGTGGTACCGCAGTTGGTACAGGTATTAATACTCCAAAGGGTTATGATGTTGTGGTTGCTAAAAAAATTGCCGAATTAACTGGATTGCCTTTCGTGACTGCGGTTAACAAATTTGAATCGTTAGCTGCGCATGATGCAATCGTGGAAGCGCATGGCGCTTTGAAAACTGTTGCTGTTGGTTTGATGAAAATCGCTAATGATGTAAGAATGTTGGCTAGTGGTCCTCGTTCTGGAATTGGAGAAATTCATATACCTGAAAATGAACCAGGATCTTCTATTATGCCGGGGAAAGTAAATCCAACACAATGTGAATCCATGACAATGGTTGCAGCACAAGTTTTGGGTAATGATGTAGCTATTAATATTGGCGGTGCAAATGGTCAATTTGAATTAAATGTATTCAAGCCCGTGATGATTGCTAATTTCTTGCACAGCGCAAGATTGATAGGAGATGTTTGCGTTAGTTTTAATGATCATTGTGCAATTGGTATCGAGCCAATTGAAGCAAATATTCAAAAACATTTGGAAAATAGTTTGATGTTGGTCACCGCATTGAATACACATATTGGGTATGAAAAATCCGCAAAAATTGCTCAAGCGGCGTTAAAGAATAATTCAACTTTGAAGGCTACTGCGATTGAATTAGGATATTTAACACCAGAACAATTTGATGAATGGGTGGTTCCTGCTAAGATGGTTGGTACTCCAGAAGTAAATATTTAA
- a CDS encoding OmpA family protein: MASTKYSLMLGLFAGLASTSAFAQQTSTSDDWLYDSSKVTSHGLAQQNAWKANETPYPAKPKNKLELGIGVGPSLMFTPINPKLGYGSSFSLRKALGHVFSVRAQYNYGIYYGQDYRTRSVSYAPSNVQAVLAAHGAPSSYLANYKATIQQVSVDGLASLNTISNYRGNPKLDIYALAGYSFVWGSSRINALDANGAAYSAFNTGDNVRVDKSQAKDILKAGQKNGLFDMKGGNDQKYETVLTNRNGATGNVIGGGTQMRKHGVDFGAGIAFKVSDNFNIGVEQKFTYLFDGGDFSGIVTGPSQKNDILSNTQVRFNFNLGSSSKRVAPLWWINPNNYIYNELNVPKHMKITLPDADGDGVTDSFDLEPNTPAGAPVDSHGRALDTDGDGVPDYKDKQKITPQSWFPVDADGVGTEPEPACCKELRDKLANYKPASECAITSLPSVQFKKGSVALSKAAQASLTTVAAQLNGNPGCKVKVIGYGASNKKAQQLSWDRVNSVIKYLVEKQGIAESRLLFYYGQDGDANTVDLQGTTEEGPNTVPAPHPNLQKSK, encoded by the coding sequence ATGGCAAGTACAAAGTATAGTTTAATGCTCGGTCTTTTCGCCGGATTAGCATCTACTAGCGCGTTTGCACAGCAAACTTCAACCAGTGATGATTGGTTGTATGATTCATCTAAAGTAACTTCTCACGGCTTGGCTCAGCAAAATGCATGGAAAGCCAACGAGACTCCTTATCCTGCAAAACCTAAAAACAAATTGGAATTAGGTATTGGTGTTGGTCCATCTTTGATGTTCACTCCAATCAATCCTAAATTGGGATATGGTTCAAGTTTTTCATTAAGAAAAGCTTTAGGACATGTATTTTCAGTAAGAGCTCAATATAACTATGGTATCTACTATGGTCAAGACTATAGAACAAGATCTGTAAGTTATGCTCCAAGTAACGTTCAAGCAGTTTTAGCTGCTCATGGTGCTCCATCTAGTTATTTGGCTAACTATAAAGCAACTATTCAACAAGTTTCTGTTGATGGATTGGCAAGTTTGAATACTATTAGCAACTATCGTGGTAATCCAAAATTAGATATCTACGCATTAGCAGGTTATAGCTTTGTATGGGGTTCTAGCCGTATCAATGCTTTAGATGCTAATGGTGCTGCTTATTCTGCTTTTAATACTGGAGATAATGTTAGAGTTGATAAAAGCCAAGCAAAAGATATCTTGAAAGCAGGTCAAAAAAATGGCTTGTTTGATATGAAAGGTGGCAACGACCAAAAATATGAAACAGTATTGACTAATCGTAACGGTGCTACTGGTAACGTTATCGGTGGTGGTACTCAAATGAGAAAACATGGTGTTGATTTCGGTGCCGGTATCGCATTTAAAGTAAGCGATAACTTCAATATCGGAGTTGAACAAAAATTCACTTACTTATTTGATGGTGGTGATTTCTCTGGTATCGTAACTGGTCCTTCTCAAAAAAATGATATCTTAAGTAATACACAAGTTCGTTTTAACTTTAACTTAGGTTCATCTTCAAAAAGAGTTGCTCCATTGTGGTGGATCAACCCAAACAATTACATCTACAACGAGTTGAATGTGCCTAAACACATGAAAATTACGTTACCTGATGCTGATGGTGATGGTGTAACTGATTCTTTTGATTTAGAACCTAATACTCCAGCTGGTGCTCCTGTAGATTCTCACGGACGTGCTTTGGATACAGATGGTGATGGCGTTCCTGATTACAAAGACAAACAAAAAATCACTCCACAATCTTGGTTCCCAGTTGACGCGGATGGTGTTGGTACTGAACCAGAACCAGCTTGTTGTAAAGAATTGCGTGATAAATTAGCTAACTACAAACCAGCTAGCGAATGCGCAATTACAAGTTTACCTAGCGTACAATTCAAAAAAGGTAGTGTTGCTTTAAGTAAAGCTGCTCAAGCTTCTTTGACTACTGTAGCTGCTCAATTGAATGGCAATCCAGGATGTAAAGTAAAAGTTATCGGTTACGGTGCATCTAACAAAAAAGCACAACAATTAAGTTGGGATAGAGTAAATTCTGTAATCAAATACTTAGTTGAAAAACAAGGTATAGCTGAAAGCAGATTGTTATTCTACTATGGTCAAGATGGTGATGCTAACACTGTAGATCTTCAAGGTACAACTGAAGAAGGTCCTAACACAGTACCTGCTCCTCATCCAAACTTACAGAAATCTAAATAA
- a CDS encoding polyprenyl synthetase family protein, whose protein sequence is MSNVPAIIAPDLKAFNSYLSQQLKNRIPLLEKILKYIIKQKGKQMRPMFVLLCARLGGEISEPTFRAATLVELLHTATLIHDDVVDEAEERRGLFSINAIWKNKVAVLAGDFLLSKGLLISLENDDFKTLKILAQAVSQMSEGELLQIEKSRKLNLDENIYYDIIKGKTASLIASACSAGAYSTFKTEEDAEKLRSFGEKVGMAFQIKDDLFDYGSDNVGKPTANDIKEKKLTLPLIYTLNNCEASLRKKIIYIIKNKNTDKDAIQFVLDAVNQCKGLEYATQKMFQFRDEALQILQQYPVSETRDALEQLVRYTTDRKF, encoded by the coding sequence ATGAGTAATGTTCCAGCAATTATTGCACCTGATTTAAAAGCTTTTAATAGTTATTTATCCCAACAATTAAAAAATAGAATTCCTTTACTGGAAAAAATCTTGAAATACATCATCAAGCAAAAAGGAAAGCAAATGCGTCCTATGTTTGTGTTGTTATGTGCCAGATTGGGTGGGGAAATAAGCGAACCGACTTTTCGCGCAGCTACATTGGTGGAACTTTTACACACTGCGACACTTATCCACGATGATGTTGTGGATGAGGCGGAGGAAAGAAGAGGACTTTTTTCTATTAATGCAATTTGGAAAAATAAAGTTGCCGTGCTTGCTGGGGATTTTCTTTTATCCAAAGGACTGCTTATTTCTTTGGAAAATGATGATTTTAAAACTTTAAAAATATTGGCGCAAGCTGTCAGCCAAATGAGTGAGGGTGAATTATTACAAATCGAAAAATCGCGCAAACTCAACCTTGACGAAAATATCTATTATGACATTATCAAAGGTAAAACAGCGTCTTTAATTGCATCTGCGTGTAGCGCTGGCGCATATAGCACTTTCAAAACAGAAGAAGATGCAGAAAAGCTAAGATCTTTTGGTGAGAAAGTCGGTATGGCATTTCAGATAAAAGATGATTTATTTGATTACGGTTCGGATAATGTGGGCAAGCCAACAGCCAATGACATCAAGGAAAAAAAATTAACACTTCCGCTCATTTATACATTGAATAATTGTGAAGCATCTCTACGTAAAAAAATCATTTATATCATTAAAAATAAGAATACGGATAAAGATGCGATCCAATTTGTATTAGATGCTGTAAATCAGTGCAAAGGATTGGAATATGCCACACAGAAAATGTTTCAATTCCGTGATGAAGCATTGCAAATTTTACAACAATATCCTGTATCTGAAACGCGTGATGCACTTGAGCAATTGGTACGTTATACGACAGACCGAAAATTTTAA
- a CDS encoding DnaJ C-terminal domain-containing protein: MAYIDYYKVLGIEKNASNDDIKKAYRKLARKYHPDVNPNDANANKMFQQINEANEVLSDPEKRKKYDTYGENWEHAEQFEQAKRQNNNRGASGFGGFGAGGGQSYNFSGEDAGDFSDFFQSMFGGGAASFGSRGRNTQFRGQDLQAELTLSLRDAAVTHKQEIQVGERKVRITIPAGIADGQKIKLKGYGNPGSNGGPAGDLYITFNIAEDPNFKRVGDDLYISKDLDLYTAVLGGDVLVDTLNGQVKLKIQPETQNNAKVRLSGKGFPKYKIENQFGDLYVTWNILIPKNLTDKQKALFKEIAQG; this comes from the coding sequence ATGGCTTACATAGATTATTATAAGGTTTTAGGAATTGAAAAGAACGCCAGTAACGACGATATTAAAAAAGCTTACAGAAAGCTTGCGCGTAAGTATCATCCGGATGTTAATCCAAATGATGCTAACGCAAATAAAATGTTCCAACAAATCAATGAAGCAAATGAAGTATTAAGCGATCCTGAAAAAAGGAAAAAGTATGATACTTATGGTGAGAATTGGGAACATGCTGAGCAATTTGAACAAGCAAAACGTCAAAATAATAATCGTGGTGCTTCAGGTTTTGGTGGTTTTGGTGCAGGTGGTGGTCAATCTTATAATTTCTCTGGTGAGGACGCTGGAGATTTCTCTGATTTTTTCCAATCTATGTTTGGTGGTGGTGCCGCCTCCTTTGGCTCCCGTGGTAGAAATACTCAGTTTAGAGGGCAGGATCTTCAAGCTGAATTAACTTTAAGTTTGCGTGATGCTGCAGTAACACACAAACAAGAAATTCAAGTTGGAGAGAGAAAAGTTCGTATAACTATTCCCGCTGGTATTGCTGATGGTCAAAAAATTAAGTTGAAAGGTTATGGTAATCCTGGCAGCAATGGCGGACCTGCTGGTGATTTATATATTACTTTTAATATTGCGGAAGATCCAAATTTCAAAAGAGTCGGTGACGATTTATATATTTCCAAAGATTTAGATTTATATACTGCAGTATTGGGAGGTGACGTTTTGGTTGATACATTGAACGGTCAAGTTAAGTTGAAAATTCAACCAGAAACACAAAACAATGCGAAAGTTCGTCTTTCTGGAAAAGGTTTTCCCAAATACAAAATAGAGAATCAATTTGGAGATTTATATGTGACTTGGAATATCCTCATTCCAAAAAATCTAACAGACAAACAAAAAGCATTATTTAAAGAAATCGCTCAAGGTTAA